One window from the genome of Acidimicrobiia bacterium encodes:
- a CDS encoding glucose-6-phosphate dehydrogenase, with the protein MVDTATEPHVFVIFGSTGDLAKRKLIPAFYELQDREDFRHRSVVLGVGRQTLTDDEFR; encoded by the coding sequence TTGGTTGATACCGCCACCGAACCCCACGTCTTCGTCATCTTCGGATCGACGGGCGACCTGGCCAAACGCAAACTCATCCCCGCCTTTTACGAACTGCAGGACCGCGAAGACTTCCGGCATCGTTCGGTCGTCCTTGGGGTCGGACGCCAGACGCTCACCGACGACGAGTTCAGGG